The proteins below come from a single Gemmatimonadota bacterium genomic window:
- a CDS encoding aspartate aminotransferase family protein, translated as MTTAQKISQESVYRERTPGSFEAFKRAGEVMPGVAKGAYYYAPYPVTIARAEGCHLYDVDGNRYVDFANHHTTQILGHNHPAVVQAVERQLEQGIAVAAPMGIETALADELCRRVESLEMVRFCNSGTEATLHAIRLAREYTGRHLIAKFEGGYHGSHDAVEISTSPDPAKAGPADRPVPVASAGGMPPNATDNVVILPFDDEVAVEAIVAEKSGELAAVILDPKTGVIPQRMDFVKAVREITARYGVLLILDEIVGFRASPGGVQAQCGILPDLSTYGKIVGGGFPAGAFGGRRELMSLLDPTVGKVRVFQSGSFSAHPVTMAAGVAMLEVLTPDVYTRLDRLIDRLVQGLEDVFARTGTVATAAASGSTFSIYFTRGPVRTYRAVAAADKGPVSALFLGLLNRGYYLSNGLAMNCLSAAMDESHIDGLVEAVAGTLEEI; from the coding sequence ATGACTACGGCACAGAAAATATCGCAAGAATCCGTCTACCGCGAAAGGACGCCGGGATCCTTTGAAGCGTTCAAGCGCGCGGGTGAAGTCATGCCCGGCGTCGCCAAGGGCGCCTACTACTACGCGCCTTACCCGGTCACCATCGCGCGGGCCGAAGGCTGCCACCTGTACGACGTGGACGGCAACCGGTACGTGGATTTCGCCAACCACCACACGACGCAGATCCTGGGGCACAATCACCCGGCTGTCGTCCAGGCGGTGGAGCGACAGCTGGAGCAGGGCATTGCCGTAGCCGCGCCCATGGGGATCGAAACGGCGCTGGCGGACGAGCTGTGCCGGCGAGTGGAATCGCTGGAGATGGTTCGGTTCTGCAACTCCGGGACGGAGGCGACACTCCACGCGATCCGGCTGGCCCGGGAATACACGGGCCGTCACCTCATCGCCAAGTTCGAAGGAGGCTACCACGGCAGTCACGACGCCGTCGAAATCAGCACCTCGCCCGATCCGGCGAAGGCGGGTCCCGCGGACCGGCCGGTGCCCGTGGCCAGCGCGGGGGGCATGCCCCCCAACGCCACCGACAACGTCGTCATCCTGCCCTTCGACGACGAGGTGGCCGTCGAGGCGATTGTCGCGGAGAAAAGTGGCGAACTGGCGGCCGTGATCCTCGACCCGAAGACGGGCGTCATCCCCCAGCGCATGGACTTCGTGAAGGCGGTGCGCGAGATCACCGCGCGTTACGGCGTGCTTCTGATCCTTGACGAAATCGTGGGATTCCGCGCGTCACCGGGCGGTGTCCAGGCCCAGTGCGGCATCCTGCCCGACCTGAGCACCTACGGCAAGATCGTGGGCGGGGGGTTTCCCGCGGGTGCATTCGGTGGCCGCAGGGAACTGATGTCCCTGCTGGATCCCACCGTGGGCAAGGTCCGGGTTTTCCAGAGCGGTTCCTTCAGCGCCCACCCGGTCACCATGGCCGCGGGTGTCGCCATGCTGGAAGTGCTGACGCCCGACGTATATACAAGGCTCGACCGCCTCATCGATCGTCTCGTGCAGGGTCTCGAAGACGTGTTCGCCCGTACGGGTACCGTGGCGACGGCGGCCGCGTCCGGCTCCACCTTCAGCATCTATTTCACACGGGGGCCGGTCCGAACCTACCGCGCCGTGGCGGCGGCGGACAAGGGTCCCGTATCCGCGTTGTTCCTCGGGCTGTTGAACCGCGGTTACTACCTGTCGAACGGCCTCGCCATGAACTGCCTTTCCGCGGCCATGGACGAATCACATATCGACGGACTCGTCGAGGCGGTGGCAGGTACGCTGGAAGAAATCTGA
- a CDS encoding Gfo/Idh/MocA family oxidoreductase produces the protein RYRAAVIGLGRMGSTFDDEIDQGGSIFLPYCHAPSYQAAPDVDLVAGADPHDEQRSIFGERWGIEDDHLYADYRDMLEKERIDLLSVCTTARIRSRIVQDAARAGVKAIWAEKPIALTLAEADDMVETCAKHGVALAINCARRWHPFFAHAKTMIEEDELGEIVQVTGYGQCGLSHNGSHLIDIVRYMAGGRVEWVYGEMESDEAAAGEKDLMGNGYLAFDNGVRAFVRGMPCGIANWEIDVLGTKGRFRSIANGQDAELVKLHPGGPRGRGVPARMPFPWPARFPSMGLTIVADLISAVESGHPPKCSGVDGREALEVAIALRESHRRGGQKVHLPVPDRDSGILSSEIHQDDVPARVRRLRG, from the coding sequence CAGATACCGCGCCGCCGTGATCGGCCTCGGCCGCATGGGGAGCACATTCGACGACGAGATCGACCAGGGCGGATCCATCTTCCTGCCCTACTGTCACGCGCCTTCGTACCAGGCCGCGCCTGACGTGGACCTGGTCGCCGGGGCGGACCCCCACGACGAGCAGCGTTCCATATTCGGCGAGCGCTGGGGCATCGAAGACGACCACCTGTATGCCGACTACCGCGATATGCTCGAGAAGGAGCGTATCGATCTGCTCAGCGTCTGCACCACCGCCCGGATCCGGTCGCGGATCGTTCAGGATGCCGCCCGGGCAGGCGTGAAAGCCATCTGGGCCGAAAAGCCCATCGCACTGACCCTGGCCGAGGCGGATGACATGGTGGAGACCTGCGCGAAACACGGCGTCGCCCTGGCCATCAACTGCGCGCGGCGCTGGCATCCGTTCTTCGCCCACGCGAAGACCATGATCGAAGAAGACGAACTCGGCGAGATCGTCCAGGTGACGGGCTACGGCCAGTGCGGCCTTTCCCACAACGGCAGCCATCTCATCGACATCGTCCGGTACATGGCGGGCGGAAGGGTCGAATGGGTGTACGGTGAGATGGAATCCGACGAGGCCGCGGCGGGCGAGAAGGACCTCATGGGCAACGGATACCTGGCCTTCGACAACGGGGTCCGGGCCTTTGTCCGCGGCATGCCCTGCGGGATCGCGAACTGGGAAATCGACGTCCTGGGCACGAAGGGCCGCTTCCGCTCGATCGCGAACGGGCAGGACGCCGAACTGGTGAAGCTGCATCCCGGCGGTCCGCGGGGCAGAGGCGTGCCGGCCCGCATGCCCTTTCCCTGGCCGGCCCGGTTCCCGTCCATGGGACTGACCATCGTCGCGGACCTGATTTCGGCCGTCGAAAGCGGACATCCACCGAAGTGTTCGGGGGTGGACGGAAGGGAAGCCCTGGAAGTGGCCATCGCCCTCCGGGAATCCCATCGAAGGGGAGGGCAGAAGGTCCATCTGCCCGTGCCGGACCGGGATTCGGGCATCCTGTCCTCCGAAATACACCAGGACGACGTGCCGGCGCGCGTCCGGCGCCTGCGGGGTTAG
- a CDS encoding sugar phosphate isomerase/epimerase, whose product MKLGFVTYQIGRDWDVPAIIDMCDRTGFTGVELRTTHAHGVESSLSADERSEVRRSFEDSGMDLVGLGTAFEYHSVDPDEVRANVDGTVAYAKLAADLGCPGVKVRPNGLQLEAGVPEEATLEQIGKAVGECAEAADGLGVQIRVEVHGKDTQEPRRMRAIMDYADHPNAYICWNSNFGEVQDGSIEANYRLLSHKIGLVHITEIYRAEYPWRELFRLLQADGYDGYTLAEIAHSPEPERLMGYYKALWEAYQA is encoded by the coding sequence ATGAAGCTCGGATTCGTGACCTACCAGATCGGCCGGGACTGGGACGTGCCGGCCATCATCGACATGTGCGACAGGACGGGTTTCACCGGCGTGGAACTCCGCACGACCCACGCCCACGGCGTGGAATCCTCGTTGAGCGCGGACGAGCGGTCGGAGGTACGGCGAAGTTTCGAGGACAGCGGTATGGACCTGGTCGGACTCGGCACGGCCTTCGAGTATCACTCGGTCGATCCGGACGAGGTCCGGGCAAACGTGGATGGAACCGTCGCGTACGCGAAGCTTGCGGCCGACCTGGGTTGTCCGGGCGTCAAGGTGCGCCCCAACGGCCTGCAGCTCGAAGCGGGCGTCCCGGAAGAGGCGACCCTCGAGCAGATCGGGAAAGCCGTCGGGGAGTGTGCGGAAGCGGCCGACGGCCTGGGCGTACAGATCCGGGTCGAGGTGCACGGCAAGGACACCCAGGAACCGCGGCGCATGCGCGCCATCATGGACTACGCGGACCATCCCAATGCCTATATCTGCTGGAACTCGAATTTCGGCGAGGTGCAGGATGGATCCATCGAGGCGAACTACCGGCTGCTGTCCCACAAGATCGGCCTGGTGCACATCACCGAGATCTATCGCGCGGAGTATCCCTGGCGGGAGCTGTTCCGGTTGCTTCAAGCGGACGGTTACGACGGGTACACGCTCGCTGAAATCGCCCACAGCCCCGAACCCGAGCGGCTGATGGGCTACTACAAGGCCCTCTGGGAAGCGTACCAGGCGTAA